Within the Agromyces atrinae genome, the region CCGCAGGGCGAGATGCGTCTCGTTCCAGAACGGCAGCAGCCCGAGCAGCGCGCTCACGACGAGGTTCGCGGGGAAGAAGATGAGCCAGATGCTGATCGCCTGCTTCCATCGCGGGGGCGACGTGACGACCTCGATGCCGCGCGTCGGTGTGGGGTCGTCGAACCACCCCTCGATGCCGGTGCGGCGTTGCACGCGCGATTCGCGCACGAAGTCGCTCGCCTGCGCGAGCCACGAGGTGCGGTCGTCGGAGTGCTCCCACTCGATGAGTCGCTCCTCGTCCTCGAAGCGGTAGAGCATGTGCCACGTCGTCGAGGTGGCGCCGTCGCGCACCCACCCCGAACCGAGGAAGCCCGGATAGGTGTTCGCGAGGTTCACTCCCGCTTGCACCCAACGTGTCGCTTCACCGATGCGCCGGGGATCGACCTGGCGTTCGATGGCGACCGTCACGGTCTGATCTGTCATGCATCCAGCGTCGCACCCGCGCATGGCGGGCAGGTTTCAGGAGGCCGCGAGGTGCGTGTGCAGGAACGCCGAGACGCGCGTGCGGAGGGCGTCGTCGAGGATGCCGATCGAGTGGTCGTCACCCGGAACGATCGCGAGGTCGAGCGGCACCCCGGCGGTCAGCAGGGCTGCGGCGAAGCGCTCGGCCTGGCCCACGGGCACGACCTCGGCCTCGGCGTGACCGACGAAGAACGGCGGATCGCTCGCGTCGAGGTGGCTGATCGCCGAGGCCTCGGATGCCGCGGGGCACTCGCCGCCGTCGCAGCCGAGGTAGGCGCCGACGATTCCGTGGAGCCACATGCTGCTCGCGTCGGCCTCGAGGGCCTCGGTCGTGAGCTCGATGGGACCCGAGAGCTCGACGACGGCCGCGACGCGCGACCCGGTGTCGAGCGGGCCTTCGCCGCGTGCGCCGAGGAGCGCCGCGAGGTTGCCGCCGGCCGAGCCGCCGAACGCGCCGATGCGGGCCGGGTCGATGCCGTAGTCGGCGGCGTTCGTGCGGAGGAAGTCGACCGCGAGCGACACGTCGTCGATCGCGGCGGGGAACGTCGCGTCGGGAACGAGCCGGTAGTTGACGGATGCCGCGACGAAGCCTTCGCTCGCGAGCCAGAGGCACACGCGTCGCCAGTCGTCGTTCGCCTTGTCGCCGCGCGCCCAGCTTCCGCCGTGGATCGAGACGACCGCGGGCAGGGCGGTCGGATCGGCTCCGTCGACCGCGGCGGGCGAGCAGACATCCAGCGTCAGGAGGGTGCCGTCGTCACGCGTTCCGTAGGGGATGTCGGCCTCGACGTCGATCGTCGACGGCGGGATGAACGTGCGGATTCCGATGATCTCGGGCGACACGACCTCGCTCTCGGCGAGGGCCGGTTCGGGGTCGATCTCGTTCACCGGAACGTGGAACGCCGACAGCGCGAACACGCCAAGGGCCGCGGTGAGTGCGGCGGCGGCGATTCCCGCCGCTCGCAGTCTGCGGGCGCCGTGGCCGCCCCGGTGTCGGGTCGGGGTCACGTGCGCTCCGGATTCAGGGGTGCAGTGATGCTAACCCGCCGAATGACAGGGAGCAAGCGCTCTCACGAGGTCGCGTCTCTGCGCGTCATCCCGCGGCGAGCGGAGCCGCGATCGAGACGACGAGCGAGACCGCTCCGACGCTCAAAAGGATGACGGTCAGGAGTTTCAGGACCCGCGTCGACGGGCGCCCCGGTTCGAGGATCATGCGCGACGCGTCGCGGTCGCTGTAGTACACGCGCTGGTCGTCGGGGTCGGTGACCTCGGCGCGTTCGTGGTGCGACAGGGTGCGTTCGTGGAAGTCGCCGCCCACGAACCAGCGGGCGACGCCGTCGACGATGACGGCCTGCGTCGGAAGCCAGCGTCCGTCGACCGTGCGCATGGACGCCCAGATCACGAGGCAGACGAGTCCGGTGCCGAGGCCGAGCCACGACAACGACTCGGCGATGATCGCCACGAGGTCGAGGGGGCTCTGCACAGAATCAGGCTAGCGCGGAGGCGGCGAGAGATTTCGCGAAACAGACCGAATGCGCCTCACCGACGTACTGACCGAACTGCGGGATCTCGACGTAGCCGTGCCGGCGGTAGAGCGCTTGGGCGGCATCGTGCAGATCACCGGTCTCGAGCACGATGCGACGGATGCCTCGGATCGCGGCATCCGATTCGATGGTCTCGAGGAGGAGCGAGGCGACGCCGAGACCGCGCGAGGCGGGGTCGACGAACATGCGCTTGAGTTCGCCCTCGCCGGCATCCTTCACCAATGCGGCGATGCCGACGGCGCGACCCTCGTCGCGCACGACGTAGAACGAGACGGCGGGCGCCTCGAGCGTCGCGATGTCGAGCAGGAAGTTCGACTCGGGCGGATAGAGGCTCTCGGCGTACGCGGTGCTGCCGTCGAGGAGGCGTTCGATCTCCGCCTGACGAGGCGGTTCGATGGCGATGGTGAGGGGTGGCACGGCGCGAGTTTACGGTGCGCGTGTTTCGCCGACATTGCTTGTCGGGGGTGAGCGGATGACGCGTGCGAGCCGATCAGCGGGCGATTCTCAGGGTCGACGTGTACAGTAGCCGAGTCGGTCTTAGGCACCGCGCAGTTGTGCGCGGATGGGTTTGTGAGTCTGAGGGCCGGTTTCGTCGCAGTCAGCGACGGATAGTCACCGTATGTGAACGGCCCCGGTCGATGAGTGCCCGGGTTCTCAGAGAGAGCTGCGCGAATACGCGCGAGTTTCGTCTGCCATGTGCACGAATGAACCCAGGAAGACACTGTTATGCCCAAGAACACCTCGAGCGACAACCGCCCGAACTTCGACCCGTCCTACGCGAAGGGCAGCCGTAAGTTCGCCCCGAAGAAGGCTGCGCCCAAGTCGGGCTCGCGGAGCCCCGGCCACCGCGGCTACAAGGAAGAGACCGAAGCGCCCCGCAAGGAGCGCTGGAGCCGCGACGAGCGCGTCGCCCAGGGCCGTTCGCCGCACCGTGCCGAGCGCCCGGGCCGCGAAGAGCGTTCCGGCGAGCGCCCCCGCTACGACCGTGACGACCGCGCACCGCGTCGCGATGACCGTGGCGGCGACCGCGCCCCGCGTTCATTCGACCGTGATGACCGCGCACCGCGCCGCGACGACCGGAGCGACCGTGCCCCGCGTCGTGACGACCGTGCACCGCGCTCGTTCGACCGCAACGATCGCGCGCCTCGTCGTGATGACCGTGGCGGCGACCGTGCCCCGCGTTCGTTCGACCGTGACGACCGTGCGCCCCGTCGCGATGACCGTGCGCCCCGTTCGTTCGATCGCAACGATCGCGCCCCGCGTCGTGACGACCGTGGGAGCGACCGTGCTCCTCGGTCGTTCGACCGTGACGACCGCGCGCCCCGTCGTGATGACCGTGCGCCCCGTTCGTTCGATCGCAACGATCGCGCCCCGCGTCGCGACGACCGTGGGAGCGACCGTGCTCCTCGCTCGTTCGACCGCGATGACCGCGCGCCCCGCCGTGACGACCGCGCCGAGCGCCCGCGCTTCGACCGTGCGCCCCGCCGCGACGACCGCAGCGACCGCCCCCGTTTCGACCGCGACGACCGCGGCCCCCGTCGCGACGAGCGTGCACCCCGTGCCGCTCACGGCGGCGCCCCCGCCCGTGGCGAGTCGAAGTTCTACCCGACGCGCGAAGAGAAGAACTTCACCCCGCAGGATGACGTCGTGCTCGAGCGTCTCGAAGCGCAGGCCATCCAGGCGCAGGACGTCGACGGTGTGACCTTCGGCGACCTCGGCCTCGGTGGCAACATCGTGCGCACGCTCGGCGAACTCGGCGCGGCATCCCCCTTCCCCATCCAGGCCGCGACGATCCCCGTCGTGCTCGAGGGCCGCGACGTGCTCGGCCGTGGACGCACGGGCTCCGGTAAGACGATCGCCTTCGGTGCTCCGACGGTCGAGCGGCTCATGGAGAACAACGGCGGCAAGAACCGCAAGATGGGCCGGAAGCCCCGCGCTCTCATCCTCGCGCCGACGCGTGAGCTCGCCCTGCAGATCGACCGCACGGTGCAGCCCATCGCTCGCTCGGTGGGACTCTTCACGACGCAGATCTACGGCGGTGTTCCCCAGTTCCGTCAGGTGAGCGCGCTGCAGCGCGGCGTCGACATCATCATCGGCACGCCGGGTCGCATCGAAGACCTCATCGACCAGGGCAAGCTCGACCTCAGCGAGGTCGTCATCACCGTGCTCGACGAGGCCGACCACATGTGCGACCTCGGCTTCCTCGAGCCCGTGCAGCGCATCCTGCGCCACACCGCCGACCAGGGCCAGAAGCTGCTCTTCTCGGCGACCCTCGACAAGGGCGTCGCGACGCTCGTCGACGAGTTCCTCGTGAACCCGGCCGTGCACGAGGTCGCCGGCGAAGACCAGGCGTCGTCGACGATCGAGCACCGCGTGCTCCTCATCGAGAACTCCGACAAGCGCCAGATCG harbors:
- a CDS encoding antibiotic biosynthesis monooxygenase; protein product: MTDQTVTVAIERQVDPRRIGEATRWVQAGVNLANTYPGFLGSGWVRDGATSTTWHMLYRFEDEERLIEWEHSDDRTSWLAQASDFVRESRVQRRTGIEGWFDDPTPTRGIEVVTSPPRWKQAISIWLIFFPANLVVSALLGLLPFWNETHLALRLLVSTVILTPIMTYWGLPFITRLLAPWLHRAR
- a CDS encoding alpha/beta hydrolase is translated as MTPTRHRGGHGARRLRAAGIAAAALTAALGVFALSAFHVPVNEIDPEPALAESEVVSPEIIGIRTFIPPSTIDVEADIPYGTRDDGTLLTLDVCSPAAVDGADPTALPAVVSIHGGSWARGDKANDDWRRVCLWLASEGFVAASVNYRLVPDATFPAAIDDVSLAVDFLRTNAADYGIDPARIGAFGGSAGGNLAALLGARGEGPLDTGSRVAAVVELSGPIELTTEALEADASSMWLHGIVGAYLGCDGGECPAASEASAISHLDASDPPFFVGHAEAEVVPVGQAERFAAALLTAGVPLDLAIVPGDDHSIGILDDALRTRVSAFLHTHLAAS
- a CDS encoding GNAT family N-acetyltransferase, which encodes MPPLTIAIEPPRQAEIERLLDGSTAYAESLYPPESNFLLDIATLEAPAVSFYVVRDEGRAVGIAALVKDAGEGELKRMFVDPASRGLGVASLLLETIESDAAIRGIRRIVLETGDLHDAAQALYRRHGYVEIPQFGQYVGEAHSVCFAKSLAASALA
- a CDS encoding DEAD/DEAH box helicase gives rise to the protein MPKNTSSDNRPNFDPSYAKGSRKFAPKKAAPKSGSRSPGHRGYKEETEAPRKERWSRDERVAQGRSPHRAERPGREERSGERPRYDRDDRAPRRDDRGGDRAPRSFDRDDRAPRRDDRSDRAPRRDDRAPRSFDRNDRAPRRDDRGGDRAPRSFDRDDRAPRRDDRAPRSFDRNDRAPRRDDRGSDRAPRSFDRDDRAPRRDDRAPRSFDRNDRAPRRDDRGSDRAPRSFDRDDRAPRRDDRAERPRFDRAPRRDDRSDRPRFDRDDRGPRRDERAPRAAHGGAPARGESKFYPTREEKNFTPQDDVVLERLEAQAIQAQDVDGVTFGDLGLGGNIVRTLGELGAASPFPIQAATIPVVLEGRDVLGRGRTGSGKTIAFGAPTVERLMENNGGKNRKMGRKPRALILAPTRELALQIDRTVQPIARSVGLFTTQIYGGVPQFRQVSALQRGVDIIIGTPGRIEDLIDQGKLDLSEVVITVLDEADHMCDLGFLEPVQRILRHTADQGQKLLFSATLDKGVATLVDEFLVNPAVHEVAGEDQASSTIEHRVLLIENSDKRQIVAQLSDREGKTLVFSRTRAFAEDLTDFLEDRGIRAVSLHGDLNQARRTRNLHQLTSGKVNVLVATDVAARGIHVDDIDLVIQADAPDEYKTYLHRAGRTGRAGKLGTVVTLIPRNRQRRMDELLERAEIEAEFERVTPGDEVLQKLQNA